From the genome of Polyangiaceae bacterium, one region includes:
- a CDS encoding alpha/beta hydrolase, translating into MQTSSFEWTADDGKRIVVHVFSPDSDGAPRAVVHVVHGMSEHGARYARVAEVLTASGFVVVAHDQRGHGKTATDDELGFFGSRDGWGRALADIRGLLAHTRTTYAGAPQAIIGHSMGSFLTQRIMSDEGPNLAAVVLSATNGPPNALARSGVFVARAERARLGDRGKSRLLQALSFDGFNRAFRPNRTAFDWLSRDDAEVDKYIADDRCGFAASASLWVQLLEALPGLLAPDVLARIPKTLPVYVLAGAEDPVHDKTKNLKGLLSAYAQAGLSDVTYRAWPGARHEVFNETNRAQVVAEMHDWLAQKIPARQ; encoded by the coding sequence GTCGTGCACGTCTTTAGCCCCGACAGCGACGGCGCGCCGCGCGCAGTCGTGCACGTGGTGCACGGCATGTCCGAACACGGTGCGCGTTATGCTCGCGTGGCCGAGGTTCTCACGGCAAGTGGGTTCGTCGTGGTCGCCCATGATCAACGTGGGCATGGCAAAACGGCGACGGACGACGAGCTCGGCTTCTTCGGCTCTCGCGACGGCTGGGGCCGCGCGTTGGCCGATATCCGTGGACTGCTCGCGCATACGAGAACCACGTACGCGGGCGCTCCGCAGGCCATCATCGGCCACTCGATGGGTTCCTTCTTGACCCAGCGCATCATGTCCGACGAAGGGCCAAACCTCGCGGCGGTCGTGTTGTCCGCGACAAACGGTCCTCCGAACGCGCTCGCGCGCAGCGGCGTTTTCGTGGCGCGTGCGGAACGTGCACGCCTTGGTGACCGAGGCAAGAGCAGGCTTTTGCAAGCGTTGTCGTTCGACGGATTCAACCGAGCGTTTCGCCCGAATCGCACGGCGTTCGACTGGCTCTCGCGCGACGATGCCGAAGTCGACAAGTACATCGCGGACGATCGGTGCGGGTTTGCTGCGAGCGCGTCGCTGTGGGTGCAACTGCTCGAAGCGCTGCCGGGGCTCTTGGCGCCGGATGTGCTTGCGCGCATCCCGAAGACGCTGCCCGTGTACGTGCTCGCAGGCGCGGAGGATCCCGTGCACGACAAGACGAAGAACCTGAAGGGGCTGCTTTCGGCGTATGCGCAGGCGGGTTTGTCCGACGTGACCTATCGCGCTTGGCCAGGCGCTCGGCACGAAGTGTTCAACGAGACGAACCGCGCGCAGGTCGTCGCCGAAATGCACGATTGGCTCGCGCAGAAGATCCCGGCGCGTCAATAA
- a CDS encoding porin, whose protein sequence is MRSIRHFARAAVLACSVTTAAASVASAQVSPPAAVLKAPAKPAPPPAVKAAKPKEKQWYEKVKLRGYTQVRYNQIGVTNERLVNWQGDRSIGKDGGILIRRARLVLQGDVHDRVFVYLQPDFATVVNDQYHVPTLRDWYADISIDKRKEFRFRVGQSKVPYGFENMQSSQNRAPFDRSDALNSALKDERDLGVFFYWAPERIRQRFKMLVDSGLKGSGDYGVVALGAFNGQSANQKERNSTPHLVARVTWPFQIGKQIVEIGGGGYAGKFVVKTAKDVTAPDEVRDFRAHAAFTLYPQPIGFQVEYNIGRGPELVGNRVEERPLHGGYAMAIAKVGDFFPYVRGVLYEGGRKFETNAPRYSTRELEIGTEWRPIDAVELTAAYAIAERTFPEPPYQQESGRLLRLQVQVNY, encoded by the coding sequence ATGCGCTCGATACGCCATTTTGCTCGCGCCGCCGTGCTTGCTTGTTCGGTAACTACCGCCGCAGCATCCGTAGCATCCGCTCAAGTTTCGCCGCCTGCTGCGGTTTTGAAGGCACCGGCCAAGCCGGCCCCACCGCCTGCGGTGAAAGCCGCCAAGCCGAAAGAAAAGCAATGGTACGAAAAAGTCAAACTCCGCGGGTACACGCAAGTCAGGTACAACCAAATCGGAGTGACGAACGAACGTCTCGTCAACTGGCAAGGTGACAGGTCCATCGGCAAAGATGGCGGCATTCTCATTCGCCGAGCGCGTCTCGTTTTGCAAGGCGACGTGCACGACCGCGTCTTCGTTTACCTTCAGCCAGACTTTGCCACGGTCGTCAACGATCAATACCACGTGCCTACGCTGCGCGATTGGTACGCCGACATCTCCATCGACAAACGCAAAGAATTCCGTTTTCGCGTGGGTCAATCCAAGGTGCCGTACGGCTTCGAGAACATGCAATCGAGCCAGAATCGCGCGCCGTTCGATCGATCCGACGCGCTCAACAGCGCTCTCAAGGACGAGCGAGACCTCGGTGTGTTCTTCTATTGGGCGCCCGAGCGTATTCGGCAACGCTTCAAAATGCTCGTGGATTCGGGGCTCAAAGGATCCGGCGACTATGGCGTCGTGGCGCTCGGAGCCTTCAATGGTCAATCGGCCAATCAAAAAGAAAGAAATTCCACGCCGCATTTGGTCGCGCGCGTCACGTGGCCTTTCCAAATTGGAAAACAAATCGTCGAAATTGGTGGCGGCGGGTATGCTGGCAAGTTCGTCGTAAAAACAGCCAAAGATGTCACGGCACCCGACGAAGTACGCGACTTTCGAGCGCATGCGGCATTCACGCTCTATCCCCAGCCGATTGGATTTCAAGTCGAATACAACATCGGTCGCGGCCCCGAGCTCGTGGGCAATCGCGTCGAAGAACGCCCGCTCCATGGTGGCTACGCAATGGCCATTGCGAAAGTTGGGGATTTTTTTCCGTACGTGCGTGGCGTGCTTTACGAAGGCGGACGCAAGTTCGAAACGAATGCACCTCGCTACAGCACGCGAGAGCTGGAAATCGGCACCGAATGGCGCCCGATCGACGCTGTCGAATTGACCGCTGCGTACGCGATCGCCGAACGAACGTTTCCCGAGCCGCCATATCAACAGGAAAGCGGTCGGCTCTTGCGGCTGCAAGTGCAAGTGAATTATTGA
- a CDS encoding methylthioribulose 1-phosphate dehydratase — MVQRHLSEPVEVALLALARHCHARGWALATSGNFSARIAEDRFAITQSGFDKGSIGAEHLLAVDIDGNALEPGIPSAETLLHAQIYRRRPSVHCVVHTHSVAATIVSRAFAHEGHLVLQGFEIAKALAGIDTHDSTVSLPIFPNDQNMARLAELIDANIGGDDHVYGYLLAGHGLYTWGRDVAEARRHLDAIEFLLNCGLHAQFPPMVARV; from the coding sequence GTGGTCCAGCGACATTTGTCCGAACCGGTCGAGGTGGCATTGCTCGCATTGGCGCGCCATTGCCATGCTCGAGGATGGGCCCTGGCGACGAGTGGCAATTTTTCGGCACGTATTGCCGAAGATCGCTTTGCGATTACGCAGAGCGGATTCGACAAAGGGTCGATTGGAGCCGAGCATTTGCTCGCGGTAGACATCGACGGAAACGCGCTCGAACCGGGAATACCGTCAGCAGAAACTTTATTGCATGCGCAGATCTATCGTCGCCGGCCAAGCGTTCATTGCGTGGTGCATACGCATTCCGTTGCAGCGACCATCGTTTCGCGCGCATTTGCGCACGAGGGGCATCTCGTATTGCAGGGGTTCGAAATTGCCAAAGCTCTCGCCGGTATCGATACGCACGACTCGACGGTGAGTCTACCCATTTTCCCCAACGATCAAAACATGGCCCGTTTGGCGGAGCTCATTGACGCAAATATCGGCGGCGACGATCACGTGTATGGATATTTGCTTGCGGGGCATGGCCTGTACACGTGGGGTAGGGACGTCGCTGAGGCGCGGCGGCATTTGGATGCAATCGAGTTTTTATTGAATTGCGGATTGCACGCACAGTTTCCTCCGATGGTGGCGAGGGTGTAG
- a CDS encoding amidohydrolase family protein: protein MLLYPSSLPARLASPFLLVLTTATCSTPSTHSAPKRAPIEAAKTESPKRAIAVSSPSARSNDSYEPSIPQPVISLPPPFHSDEIFDIAIRGGFVLDGSGSGRKRADVIIRDGRIVHVGSVDTRVQAKREIDASGAVVSPGFIDMHAHGGPLGDVEYALAQGITTLVLGQDGQSPSDHIGSWLAKIDAARPRVNIATLVGHATVRFQSGAGARKAPNAKQIEKMRTLVGQAMNEGAFGLSMGLEYDPGRSAEMNELVAVAEPVGARGGVVMSHLRSEDDDRIDASLDELLEQCSRAKARAHVAHLKIVLGHGADRAEKLLTRMVDARARGLSITADLYPYTASYTSLSILFPDFARPPASYAQAKRTRRTELEAFVRARVDKRNGPDATVFGTGPHAGKTLAAVAKQHGVPFERVLVDLGPNGAEAAYFVMDEAVVERLYVDPFVMVGTDGGGGGRHPRGFGAFARILDEYVGKRQLVSLEEAVRKMTSLPAQTLGLSGDRGCLDAGCAADVLVFDPEKVRARSEFSAPHRLATGMRFVIVNGVVEREGERATQARAGKALRFSR, encoded by the coding sequence GTGTTACTTTACCCGTCGTCGCTACCTGCACGTCTAGCTTCGCCTTTCCTGCTCGTGCTCACCACAGCGACGTGCTCGACGCCCTCGACTCACTCGGCGCCAAAACGAGCTCCCATCGAAGCAGCCAAAACGGAATCGCCAAAACGAGCGATCGCAGTAAGCTCCCCATCGGCTCGCTCCAATGATTCCTATGAGCCATCGATTCCGCAACCCGTCATTTCACTCCCTCCACCTTTTCATTCGGACGAAATATTCGATATCGCCATTCGTGGTGGATTCGTTCTCGACGGATCGGGATCGGGACGAAAACGCGCGGACGTGATCATTCGCGACGGGCGCATCGTGCACGTTGGCAGTGTCGATACGCGCGTCCAAGCAAAACGTGAAATCGATGCGTCGGGCGCGGTCGTGTCTCCAGGGTTCATCGACATGCACGCGCACGGCGGTCCGCTTGGAGACGTCGAATATGCGCTCGCGCAAGGCATTACGACGCTCGTATTGGGTCAGGATGGCCAAAGCCCGTCGGACCACATTGGTTCTTGGCTCGCAAAGATCGATGCAGCGCGTCCGCGCGTGAACATTGCAACGCTCGTCGGACACGCGACCGTGCGATTTCAATCTGGAGCGGGGGCACGCAAGGCGCCGAATGCCAAGCAAATTGAAAAAATGCGAACGCTCGTGGGGCAAGCCATGAATGAAGGCGCATTCGGTTTGTCGATGGGTTTGGAATACGATCCGGGTCGATCGGCGGAAATGAACGAGCTCGTCGCGGTTGCCGAGCCGGTCGGCGCTCGAGGCGGCGTGGTCATGAGTCATTTGCGCAGCGAAGACGACGATCGCATCGATGCATCGCTGGACGAGCTTTTGGAGCAATGCAGTCGGGCCAAAGCGCGGGCGCATGTGGCGCACCTGAAGATTGTGCTCGGGCATGGAGCGGATCGAGCCGAAAAGCTTTTGACTCGCATGGTGGATGCGCGGGCTCGGGGGTTATCCATCACGGCGGATCTTTATCCGTACACCGCGAGCTACACGTCACTTTCCATTCTCTTTCCCGATTTTGCACGGCCCCCCGCGTCTTATGCGCAAGCCAAGCGCACTCGCCGCACGGAGCTCGAAGCGTTCGTCCGCGCGCGCGTGGACAAACGCAATGGACCAGATGCCACGGTATTCGGCACGGGACCGCATGCAGGGAAAACGCTCGCTGCCGTGGCGAAGCAGCATGGCGTACCCTTCGAACGGGTTTTGGTCGACCTTGGGCCGAATGGTGCCGAAGCGGCGTACTTCGTGATGGATGAAGCGGTGGTGGAGCGACTCTACGTCGATCCGTTCGTCATGGTTGGCACCGACGGTGGTGGAGGCGGGCGGCATCCGCGTGGATTTGGCGCGTTTGCTCGAATCCTCGACGAATACGTGGGCAAACGCCAATTGGTGTCGCTCGAAGAAGCCGTACGAAAAATGACGTCTTTACCGGCGCAAACGCTGGGTTTGTCCGGGGATCGCGGGTGTCTCGATGCTGGTTGCGCGGCCGATGTGCTCGTCTTCGATCCTGAAAAAGTGCGCGCTCGCTCGGAGTTCAGCGCGCCGCATCGACTTGCGACGGGGATGCGGTTCGTCATCGTGAACGGCGTGGTCGAGCGCGAGGGCGAACGTGCGACGCAAGCGCGTGCGGGAAAAGCGTTGCGGTTTTCTCGCTGA
- a CDS encoding SUMF1/EgtB/PvdO family nonheme iron enzyme, whose translation MRLKAALVFAVLGMCSAGAFARAPTPPVAPAKPTSEGQTAGGMITLRTPGPDAILLRAGLFTMGASSDDMAFARALCAAEPMGKPCGDGRFSEEYPPHEVYLSDVWIDRTEVTVAQYRRCVAAGQCLEPPYASGAARFDQPDFPVVMVSWFDATNYCAWAGGRLPTEAEWERAAKGTRGRRFPWGNVYNGSLANHGKVFGELVHEALPWFVVNASETHDDSDGFTELAPVGSFRDGRTPDGIYDLAGNVDEWIHDYFKPEYPQGSLVNPRGPDQGELRVVRGGSYIHGRHQLRTTARQYDRPTRRWPWRGFRCARDP comes from the coding sequence ATGCGGCTGAAGGCGGCCCTGGTCTTCGCGGTCCTTGGCATGTGTTCGGCTGGTGCGTTCGCCCGAGCGCCAACGCCGCCCGTAGCACCTGCAAAACCAACATCGGAAGGCCAAACCGCTGGCGGCATGATCACCCTGCGTACGCCTGGTCCCGATGCGATCCTGCTTCGCGCAGGCTTGTTCACGATGGGTGCATCCAGTGACGACATGGCTTTTGCTCGAGCGCTCTGCGCGGCCGAACCGATGGGCAAGCCATGTGGCGACGGGCGGTTTTCCGAGGAGTATCCGCCGCACGAAGTGTACTTGTCGGACGTTTGGATCGACCGCACCGAAGTGACGGTTGCCCAATATCGACGCTGCGTCGCCGCTGGCCAGTGCCTCGAACCACCCTACGCATCGGGTGCCGCGCGCTTCGATCAACCGGACTTTCCCGTCGTCATGGTGAGCTGGTTCGACGCGACAAACTACTGCGCGTGGGCCGGCGGGCGACTCCCGACGGAAGCCGAGTGGGAGCGCGCAGCGAAGGGGACACGCGGTCGTCGCTTTCCCTGGGGTAACGTCTACAACGGCTCGCTCGCGAATCACGGCAAGGTGTTTGGCGAGCTCGTGCACGAGGCGCTGCCGTGGTTCGTCGTGAATGCTTCGGAGACCCACGACGACAGCGACGGATTCACGGAGCTTGCGCCTGTCGGCTCGTTTCGCGACGGCCGAACACCCGACGGAATTTACGACCTCGCCGGCAATGTCGACGAATGGATTCACGACTACTTCAAGCCGGAATACCCGCAAGGAAGCCTCGTCAATCCACGCGGTCCCGACCAGGGAGAGCTTCGCGTCGTGCGCGGCGGCAGCTACATCCATGGCCGTCACCAGCTCCGCACGACGGCGCGACAATACGATCGACCTACCAGACGCTGGCCTTGGCGTGGATTTCGTTGCGCGCGTGATCCGTGA
- a CDS encoding metallophosphoesterase has translation MKIAHLSDLHLLALEGAVPMRLFNKRITGYMNLRFHRKSVHKPFAVEASLREIRKLGVDHVVVTGDVSNLALEREFELARTVLDRELGMSPDQVSMVPGNHDTYTQGSFRTKRFVRSFDACMTSDLALADAPFPYVRLRGPVALIGLSTAVPRLPLVAAGEFGRRQLDALARILAHPEVRSRTPVLLQHHPWHNPPEKMRRLLEGLYDADLEAELLQNVERGLLLHGHLHRRVHRTLRTSAGHIDAIGATSASLLHANAERMAGFNLYEIDSTGAICDISSRRFDPDRGVFESVSIPRE, from the coding sequence GTGAAGATTGCTCACCTGTCGGATCTGCACCTGCTCGCGCTCGAAGGCGCCGTGCCCATGCGTTTGTTCAACAAGCGCATCACGGGCTACATGAACCTGCGATTTCACCGAAAGTCGGTGCACAAACCTTTTGCGGTCGAAGCATCGCTGCGTGAAATCCGCAAGCTGGGCGTCGATCACGTGGTCGTCACGGGAGACGTATCGAACCTGGCGCTCGAGCGGGAATTCGAGCTTGCGCGCACGGTGCTCGATCGCGAGCTCGGCATGTCGCCCGACCAAGTGAGCATGGTGCCGGGCAATCACGACACGTACACGCAGGGCTCGTTTCGCACCAAGCGTTTCGTCCGCTCGTTCGACGCGTGCATGACGAGCGACCTGGCACTTGCGGACGCGCCCTTTCCCTACGTGAGGCTTCGCGGACCGGTGGCGCTCATCGGTTTGTCCACGGCCGTTCCCCGCTTGCCGCTCGTCGCGGCGGGCGAATTTGGTCGCCGGCAGCTCGACGCGCTTGCACGAATTCTGGCGCACCCCGAAGTCCGGTCGCGCACGCCCGTCCTGCTACAGCATCATCCTTGGCACAACCCGCCCGAGAAGATGCGCCGGTTGCTCGAAGGTTTGTACGACGCCGACTTGGAAGCGGAGCTTTTGCAAAACGTCGAGCGCGGGCTGCTGTTGCACGGGCACTTGCACAGGCGCGTGCATCGCACGCTCCGTACCAGCGCGGGCCACATCGACGCCATTGGCGCGACGAGCGCATCGCTGTTGCATGCAAACGCCGAGCGAATGGCGGGGTTCAATCTGTACGAGATCGACTCGACCGGTGCGATTTGCGACATCTCGTCGCGTAGATTCGATCCTGACCGAGGGGTTTTTGAAAGCGTCTCGATTCCGAGGGAGTGA
- a CDS encoding cold-shock protein yields the protein MAVGKVKWFNDEKGWGFIKQIQGPDVFVHYSQISGDGRRRLVEDEEVQFEIKEGPKGLQAVNVVRVDASTV from the coding sequence ATGGCCGTAGGCAAAGTAAAGTGGTTCAACGACGAGAAGGGCTGGGGATTCATCAAGCAAATTCAAGGCCCCGACGTCTTCGTCCACTATTCGCAGATTAGCGGCGACGGACGTCGGCGCCTGGTCGAAGACGAGGAAGTCCAGTTCGAAATCAAGGAAGGCCCGAAGGGCTTGCAGGCCGTCAACGTCGTTCGCGTCGACGCGAGCACAGTTTGA
- the tadA gene encoding Flp pilus assembly complex ATPase component TadA translates to MIFSVIISEKGGAERRESFERTEVNVGRVQGNDLMLPKGNVSKRHARLLYRDGRFIVTDLKSTNGTYVNGRKITQATIVREGDKIYVGDFVLRIEASTNKTNPELAKPTSPDVEGAGGPPSSPDEPKSLPDRKGEDDEPSERDADDVAAAGAVVPGPPRLPSTTVKPGSILSGPATISPVPVTTPTPPVHVAAAARGNSSVPPQTNLTPTPPPPRGVRISSNPPDARDSSPALRSYRTMIASLIERASESFDFDQLSADEPLDAGVSARIASVIQELATQLKASGQLPDAMTIEQVVADARNEVVELGPLGPLGPLLVDEDVTEIHIENAERVLAFRKSRRTPTVILRATEKTIARAIARLTKGGASTVLAQPSLERRIASGLHIIVASPAHSAKGSVVVLRKAQRGESATLDDLVRSGMMSRAMSTLLSHAVIGRANLLVAGPAGSGHAALMSAIVNAAGVDERAIVLQDDDEIMFQHPNTLSMPLPADANEAIVVARSAARMRPDRLVFGSLAGLAAGVVTASGEGAGSVVAALRAPTLRQALVRLPADIVLARPGISTEAARECVGSMFDLALEVARLRDGRARVLRIAELRMEAGSLVARDVFGFNMDRAAATGAVEGNHHPTGIVPALVEDLASRGVALDAQIFRRNAGK, encoded by the coding sequence ATGATTTTTTCGGTCATCATCAGTGAGAAGGGCGGCGCCGAACGTCGCGAATCCTTCGAACGCACGGAGGTCAACGTCGGCCGCGTTCAGGGCAACGACCTGATGTTGCCGAAGGGTAACGTGTCGAAGCGGCACGCGCGGCTCTTGTACCGCGATGGCCGCTTCATCGTCACCGACCTGAAAAGTACGAACGGTACGTACGTCAACGGTCGCAAGATCACGCAAGCGACGATCGTCCGCGAAGGCGACAAGATCTACGTCGGCGACTTCGTGCTGCGCATCGAAGCGAGCACCAACAAGACGAATCCCGAGCTGGCGAAGCCCACGTCGCCCGATGTGGAAGGCGCGGGTGGGCCGCCATCGTCCCCGGACGAACCCAAATCCCTTCCCGATCGCAAGGGTGAGGACGACGAGCCCAGCGAACGAGATGCCGACGATGTTGCTGCGGCGGGCGCGGTCGTCCCCGGTCCTCCGCGCCTTCCGAGCACCACGGTAAAACCCGGTTCGATCTTGTCTGGACCTGCGACGATTTCGCCGGTTCCCGTCACGACACCGACGCCTCCGGTTCACGTTGCAGCGGCCGCTCGCGGGAACTCCAGCGTTCCTCCGCAGACAAACCTCACGCCGACGCCGCCTCCACCTCGTGGCGTGAGGATTTCGTCGAATCCGCCCGATGCGCGAGACTCGAGCCCCGCTTTACGCAGCTATCGCACGATGATCGCATCGCTCATCGAGCGAGCTTCCGAATCGTTCGACTTCGACCAACTCTCCGCGGACGAACCCCTCGATGCGGGCGTATCGGCGCGCATTGCGAGCGTGATTCAAGAGCTCGCGACGCAGCTGAAAGCATCGGGGCAACTTCCGGACGCGATGACCATCGAACAAGTCGTTGCCGATGCACGTAACGAAGTGGTCGAGCTCGGGCCGCTCGGGCCGCTCGGACCGCTGCTCGTCGACGAAGATGTCACGGAAATCCACATCGAAAACGCAGAGCGTGTGCTTGCATTTCGCAAGAGTCGGCGAACGCCGACGGTCATCCTGCGAGCGACCGAAAAGACGATTGCGCGTGCGATCGCTCGGTTGACGAAGGGCGGGGCGTCGACCGTGTTGGCGCAGCCGAGTCTCGAGCGCCGCATTGCGAGCGGCTTGCACATCATCGTGGCGTCGCCGGCGCACAGCGCGAAGGGCAGCGTGGTCGTGCTCCGCAAGGCGCAACGAGGCGAAAGCGCCACGCTCGATGATCTCGTGCGAAGTGGAATGATGTCACGGGCGATGTCGACGCTGCTGTCGCATGCCGTCATTGGGCGCGCGAACTTGCTCGTGGCAGGCCCCGCTGGGTCGGGACATGCAGCGCTCATGTCGGCGATCGTGAATGCGGCTGGCGTCGATGAACGAGCGATCGTGCTGCAAGACGATGACGAGATCATGTTTCAGCACCCGAACACGTTGTCGATGCCACTTCCGGCCGATGCAAACGAGGCCATCGTGGTGGCTCGGTCGGCTGCGCGCATGCGCCCGGATCGGCTGGTTTTTGGCTCGTTGGCGGGCCTTGCAGCCGGTGTCGTGACGGCATCCGGCGAGGGAGCGGGCAGCGTGGTTGCGGCGCTACGTGCACCAACGTTGCGCCAAGCGCTCGTGCGCCTACCGGCCGACATCGTGCTTGCGCGACCGGGAATCAGCACCGAAGCAGCTCGTGAATGCGTGGGCAGCATGTTCGACCTTGCGCTCGAAGTCGCACGGCTGCGCGATGGTCGTGCGCGCGTGCTGCGTATTGCCGAGCTGCGTATGGAGGCCGGATCGCTCGTTGCGCGCGACGTATTTGGGTTCAACATGGATCGCGCGGCAGCCACGGGTGCGGTCGAAGGCAACCATCATCCAACGGGTATCGTGCCCGCTCTCGTGGAAGATCTCGCCTCGCGCGGCGTCGCCCTCGATGCCCAGATCTTCCGCCGAAATGCTGGAAAATGA
- the def gene encoding peptide deformylase, which produces MAIRTILHYPDPRLRQKAQPVTHVTPEIQKLIDDMAETMYAAPGVGLAATQIGEAHRVFIVDIAAEDEPSNLMVFINPEIVVTEGSQTGSEGCLSFPGVTEDIKRAENVSVRAQDRDGKPFELKADGLLSVAIQHELDHLDGVLMIDRVGVLKKRIIQRKMQKRAEA; this is translated from the coding sequence ATGGCGATCCGTACCATCCTGCATTATCCGGACCCCCGTCTGCGCCAGAAGGCGCAGCCCGTGACCCATGTCACGCCCGAGATCCAGAAGCTCATCGACGACATGGCCGAGACGATGTACGCGGCCCCGGGCGTAGGCCTGGCGGCGACGCAAATCGGCGAAGCGCATCGCGTTTTCATCGTCGACATCGCGGCCGAGGACGAGCCCAGCAATCTGATGGTGTTCATCAACCCGGAGATTGTCGTAACCGAGGGATCTCAGACGGGTTCCGAAGGGTGTTTGTCGTTCCCCGGAGTGACCGAGGACATCAAGCGAGCTGAAAACGTGTCTGTCCGGGCGCAAGACCGCGACGGCAAACCGTTTGAGCTCAAAGCAGATGGCCTGCTGTCCGTGGCGATTCAGCACGAGCTGGATCACCTGGACGGCGTGCTGATGATCGATCGCGTTGGCGTGCTGAAGAAGCGCATCATTCAGCGCAAGATGCAAAAGCGCGCCGAAGCTTAG
- the ribD gene encoding bifunctional diaminohydroxyphosphoribosylaminopyrimidine deaminase/5-amino-6-(5-phosphoribosylamino)uracil reductase RibD — protein sequence MTVADPDFDVAMMRLALEEARKALPSPNPPVGAVVVAENGEVIVAAHHARAGEDHAEVASLRRAGDAARGGTLYVTLEPCNHHGRTPPCVETIQRSGVRRVVVGCVDPNPNVEGGGIATMQKAGLVVDVGVAEAEARALIAPWTKFITLGLPYVSLKLALSLDGRIATRSGASKWVTGPEARAKVQELRAQHDAVAVGIGTALADDPRLTVRAQNFADQGRCPTRIVFDTRLRLPPHSRLVQTANQVPTWVLAGESAGQAQEQALADAGCVVLRVPNSAEGRVDVGAALRVLAEQGLVSILVEGGAELAGSLLASRLADELHAFIAPILLGPRGRPGAVDWAGPDTPSEAPRIVDPAWVLCGRDAYVSGPLSFPPR from the coding sequence ATGACTGTTGCCGATCCTGACTTCGACGTCGCCATGATGCGCCTTGCTCTCGAGGAGGCGCGAAAGGCGCTGCCTTCTCCGAACCCGCCGGTTGGAGCGGTCGTCGTTGCGGAAAACGGCGAGGTCATCGTCGCTGCTCACCATGCGCGAGCGGGTGAAGATCATGCCGAGGTGGCGTCGTTGCGCCGTGCGGGTGATGCAGCTCGTGGAGGCACGCTCTACGTGACGCTCGAGCCGTGCAACCATCACGGACGAACGCCTCCGTGCGTCGAGACGATTCAGCGTTCGGGCGTCCGGCGCGTGGTGGTCGGGTGCGTCGATCCAAACCCGAACGTCGAAGGTGGCGGTATCGCCACGATGCAAAAAGCGGGGCTCGTCGTTGACGTGGGCGTGGCGGAAGCCGAGGCGCGTGCACTGATCGCTCCGTGGACGAAGTTCATCACGTTGGGTTTGCCCTACGTGTCGCTGAAGCTCGCCTTGTCCCTCGATGGGCGCATTGCAACGCGAAGCGGTGCGTCGAAGTGGGTGACGGGCCCGGAAGCTCGCGCGAAGGTTCAGGAGCTGCGAGCGCAGCATGATGCGGTTGCAGTGGGCATTGGAACGGCGCTCGCCGATGATCCGAGGCTGACCGTACGAGCTCAAAACTTTGCCGACCAGGGACGTTGTCCGACGCGCATCGTCTTCGATACGCGCTTGCGCCTGCCGCCTCACAGCCGCTTGGTGCAGACGGCGAATCAGGTTCCAACGTGGGTGCTTGCTGGCGAAAGTGCCGGTCAAGCGCAGGAACAGGCGCTCGCGGATGCTGGGTGCGTGGTGCTACGTGTGCCGAACTCGGCGGAAGGACGCGTCGACGTGGGTGCTGCGTTGCGCGTGCTTGCCGAACAGGGCCTGGTGTCGATCCTCGTCGAGGGAGGAGCCGAGCTTGCGGGTAGCCTGCTCGCGTCGCGCCTTGCGGACGAACTGCACGCGTTCATTGCGCCCATCTTGCTTGGGCCTCGAGGTCGTCCGGGTGCAGTCGATTGGGCTGGCCCCGACACACCGAGCGAGGCACCGCGTATCGTCGACCCAGCGTGGGTCCTGTGCGGCCGCGACGCATACGTCAGCGGCCCGCTATCGTTCCCGCCTAGGTAG
- the nrdR gene encoding transcriptional repressor NrdR, which translates to MKCPFCGHMEDKVIESRSVGAGDVVRRRRECADCARRFTTYERIEEVLPTVVKKDGRREPFDRTKLLRGLTIATNKRPVSVERLHAVVDAIESEAQDSERREVTAAELGDRVMRHLRELDEVAYVRFASVYRSFRDVDEFMRELGKLVKAKGP; encoded by the coding sequence ATGAAGTGCCCTTTTTGCGGGCACATGGAAGACAAGGTGATCGAGTCCCGGTCGGTTGGTGCCGGGGACGTGGTGCGCCGTCGTCGCGAGTGCGCGGATTGCGCCCGGCGATTCACGACCTACGAGCGTATCGAGGAGGTATTGCCGACGGTCGTCAAAAAGGACGGGCGTCGTGAACCTTTTGATCGCACCAAGCTCTTGCGAGGGCTCACGATTGCCACCAACAAGCGACCGGTTTCCGTCGAGCGGCTGCACGCCGTCGTGGACGCAATCGAAAGCGAAGCGCAAGATTCCGAGCGGCGCGAGGTTACAGCGGCGGAGCTGGGCGATCGCGTCATGCGGCATCTTCGCGAGCTCGACGAGGTTGCCTATGTCCGATTTGCAAGCGTCTACCGATCATTCCGGGACGTAGACGAGTTCATGCGTGAGCTTGGCAAGCTTGTGAAGGCAAAGGGCCCCTAG